In Patescibacteria group bacterium, a single window of DNA contains:
- a CDS encoding NADP-dependent malic enzyme, with amino-acid sequence MTPIEQAALDLHRKYQGKLEVRSKVPLKTKQDMSLAYTPGVGKVSQEIARDPQLAYEYTLKKNTIAIISDGSAVLGLGNLGPLAAIPVMEGKALLFKELGGVDAFPICLDTQDTEEIIRAVKQLAPVFGGINLEDISSPRCFEILERLRNELSIPVIHDDQQGTAVVVLAALINALKVKGQKKESVRVVVSGAGAAGLAITNFLLAYGFINIVVCDSQGAIYKNRDGLNPIKEKLAKLTNLACLRDQDDTACIKGSLADALKGADIFIGVSVAGALKPELIKLMNPDPIIFAMANPTPEIMPDEALAAGALIVATGRSDFANQINNVLAFPGIFRGALDNKVVKITDKMLTKAAENIAARVVEPKKDNILPSAFDPGLVATVANAIK; translated from the coding sequence ATGACCCCAATCGAACAAGCGGCTCTAGATTTGCATAGAAAATATCAGGGCAAACTGGAGGTGCGCAGTAAAGTACCACTCAAAACCAAACAAGACATGTCGCTGGCATACACGCCTGGCGTGGGCAAGGTTTCCCAAGAGATCGCCCGTGATCCGCAGCTGGCTTATGAATACACTCTCAAAAAAAATACGATCGCGATTATTTCCGACGGTTCTGCCGTTTTAGGTCTGGGCAACCTCGGTCCGCTCGCCGCCATCCCGGTAATGGAAGGGAAGGCATTACTGTTTAAAGAGTTGGGCGGAGTGGACGCTTTTCCTATTTGCCTGGACACACAAGATACGGAAGAAATTATTAGAGCGGTTAAACAGCTCGCTCCGGTTTTTGGCGGGATCAATCTCGAAGACATTTCCTCGCCAAGATGCTTCGAAATTTTGGAAAGACTGAGAAACGAACTGTCGATTCCGGTAATCCACGATGATCAGCAGGGAACAGCAGTAGTAGTGCTAGCAGCGTTAATTAACGCGTTAAAAGTCAAAGGGCAAAAAAAAGAGTCTGTACGCGTAGTTGTCAGTGGTGCCGGAGCAGCCGGGCTGGCTATTACTAATTTTTTACTTGCTTATGGTTTTATTAATATCGTCGTTTGTGACAGCCAAGGCGCTATTTATAAAAACCGCGACGGTCTCAATCCGATTAAAGAAAAGTTGGCCAAGCTCACCAACCTAGCTTGTCTCCGCGATCAGGATGACACCGCTTGCATCAAAGGTAGCCTAGCTGACGCGCTAAAAGGTGCGGATATTTTTATCGGTGTTAGCGTCGCCGGAGCTTTAAAACCGGAACTGATTAAATTGATGAATCCTGACCCAATAATTTTTGCCATGGCTAACCCCACACCGGAAATCATGCCCGACGAGGCGCTAGCTGCTGGAGCGCTAATAGTTGCCACCGGACGATCTGATTTTGCCAACCAAATAAACAATGTCTTGGCTTTTCCGGGAATTTTTCGCGGAGCGCTGGACAATAAAGTGGTCAAAATCACCGATAAAATGTTAACCAAAGCTGCGGAAAATATCGCCGCCCGGGTGGTGGAGCCAAAAAAAGACAATATATTACCAAGCGCTTTTGATCCGGGATTAGTTGCGACAGTGGCTAACGCGATTAAATAA
- a CDS encoding DUF2178 domain-containing protein, whose product MTAKQFLFFKLIVVVILAGVVSSFITVGNYVIPLLVLMTAGVLLYFIKKRVKDVMEDERDFEIAGKAARYAMTIFSLVGGVVIIVIFALRHTNPDLELVGSVFAYAVCFLLLCYSLLFKYFQQSPGSRRRYVLSVVIVVVLFCLLVFGLRLFSGEDNWICQGGQWLQHGQPDFPAPAESCR is encoded by the coding sequence ATGACCGCCAAACAATTTTTATTTTTTAAATTAATAGTAGTGGTGATTCTGGCCGGCGTTGTCTCCTCTTTTATTACTGTCGGTAATTATGTAATACCGCTTTTGGTATTAATGACAGCAGGAGTGCTTCTTTATTTTATAAAAAAAAGAGTCAAGGATGTTATGGAAGACGAACGCGATTTTGAAATCGCCGGCAAAGCCGCCAGGTATGCGATGACAATTTTCAGCTTAGTTGGTGGAGTGGTTATTATTGTTATTTTTGCTTTACGCCATACCAATCCAGATTTAGAGCTGGTCGGCTCAGTGTTTGCTTATGCGGTTTGTTTTTTGTTGCTTTGTTACAGCCTGTTATTTAAATATTTTCAACAATCTCCCGGCAGCCGTCGACGATATGTTTTGTCGGTTGTAATAGTGGTCGTACTCTTTTGTTTGTTGGTTTTTGGTTTGCGCTTATTTTCCGGTGAAGATAATTGGATTTGCCAAGGCGGGCAATGGTTACAACACGGTCAACCCGACTTTCCCGCTCCCGCAGAATCTTGCAGATAA
- a CDS encoding helix-turn-helix transcriptional regulator codes for MQNKIKELRNKLGLTQEYLASKVGVRRETIVFLEQGKYNPSLQLAHNIAVVLEVKVDDLFLFEK; via the coding sequence ATGCAAAATAAAATAAAAGAGTTACGAAACAAGCTAGGGCTGACTCAGGAATATCTTGCCAGCAAAGTTGGCGTGCGGCGCGAGACCATAGTTTTTCTCGAACAGGGGAAATATAATCCTTCGCTACAACTAGCGCACAATATAGCCGTAGTGCTAGAGGTGAAGGTTGACGATTTATTTTTATTTGAAAAATAG
- a CDS encoding cold shock domain-containing protein — translation MNGKIKRLTDKGFGFITPDGGDGKDVFFHSSALQGVDFPSLREGDAVTFDVEDSEKGPRAINVARV, via the coding sequence ATGAACGGAAAAATAAAGCGCTTAACAGACAAGGGTTTTGGTTTCATCACCCCAGACGGCGGCGATGGAAAGGATGTTTTCTTCCATTCCTCAGCCCTTCAGGGTGTTGACTTCCCTTCTCTTCGCGAAGGCGATGCCGTGACTTTTGATGTCGAAGATTCTGAAAAGGGTCCTCGCGCCATCAATGTTGCTCGCGTCTAA
- a CDS encoding YdcF family protein has product MTSGNIKKITDYVFINSVPCRADVAIVFGTRHSEPIDLVAKLCQNGHVEKVVLSGGVNSQTGQVEAEVMKNLLVGIGIDESRLIVENRSTNTLENVIFSKNVISEQIGLEKIGTIIAVVKHFHARRAVMTLRKHFPKNIKIVPVAYDIHGFGKEDWYNCDDGIEKVMGELEKIEKYLDKGDIEEL; this is encoded by the coding sequence ATGACAAGCGGTAATATCAAAAAAATAACCGATTACGTGTTTATTAACTCCGTACCTTGCCGAGCCGACGTAGCAATAGTTTTTGGCACTAGGCATTCCGAGCCAATAGACCTGGTCGCGAAATTGTGTCAGAATGGTCATGTTGAGAAAGTCGTATTGTCTGGTGGTGTTAACAGTCAAACAGGACAAGTAGAGGCCGAGGTAATGAAAAATCTTTTGGTTGGAATCGGAATAGACGAGAGTCGATTGATAGTAGAGAATCGTTCAACCAACACGCTAGAAAACGTTATTTTCTCAAAAAATGTGATCAGCGAGCAAATCGGTCTGGAAAAAATTGGAACTATCATTGCGGTGGTAAAACATTTCCATGCTAGACGCGCCGTCATGACTCTTCGAAAACATTTTCCTAAAAATATAAAAATAGTGCCGGTAGCTTACGATATCCACGGCTTCGGCAAAGAAGACTGGTATAATTGCGATGATGGTATCGAGAAAGTGATGGGAGAGTTGGAAAAAATAGAAAAATATCTAGATAAAGGAGATATTGAGGAATTATAA
- a CDS encoding methyltransferase domain-containing protein, with protein sequence MLYYFILGQSSKLSVAEICAYLQRAGIDFKINKFSDEVLVLETKKEIDAEKTLDCLGGTIKIGQILLDSPSIKISPELVTSKLKVSTTDSKFHFGFSTYQLVKYNFRLPRNFGLEVKRLLKQKGISSRLVTSNEPNLSSVTVAKNRLLKNGAEICLIIDKDKVYIGQTLAVQKFGEYSRLDYGRPGRDSLSGMLPPKVAKMMVNIAAIESSKAKILDPFCGSGTVLQEAALLGYTDLIGSDISTKAIEDTKKNWEFLTASSSSVVDSHLDIHVLDATRLFLKIKPGSVDTIVTEPFLGPPLRGGESLREIKEITDKLAALYFKSFGEFKKVLKPGAKVVIIFPIVKSRPSIGNDQLEQIKKLGFTSDWDLPKGVESILTERQSIIYSRPGQRVEREIFVFKLK encoded by the coding sequence ATGCTTTATTATTTTATCCTAGGACAATCGTCTAAACTATCCGTTGCTGAAATCTGCGCTTATTTGCAGAGAGCCGGTATCGATTTTAAAATAAACAAATTTTCCGACGAAGTATTGGTTTTAGAGACTAAAAAAGAAATTGACGCAGAAAAGACTTTAGACTGTCTGGGCGGCACTATAAAAATCGGACAGATACTGCTTGACTCGCCTTCAATCAAAATTTCTCCAGAACTTGTTACCTCCAAGCTAAAAGTATCAACAACCGATTCCAAGTTTCATTTTGGTTTTTCTACTTATCAACTGGTCAAATACAATTTCCGTCTGCCGCGAAATTTCGGTCTGGAGGTAAAACGTTTACTAAAACAAAAAGGTATTTCTTCGCGGCTAGTTACTTCCAACGAACCAAATCTTTCCTCTGTTACTGTGGCCAAAAATCGCCTACTCAAAAACGGCGCAGAGATTTGTTTGATTATTGACAAAGATAAAGTCTATATCGGTCAAACGTTGGCAGTGCAAAAATTCGGTGAATATTCACGACTAGACTATGGTCGACCGGGACGCGACAGTCTTTCCGGTATGTTGCCACCAAAAGTAGCCAAGATGATGGTTAATATTGCGGCGATAGAAAGCAGTAAAGCAAAAATTTTGGATCCGTTTTGCGGCAGCGGAACAGTACTGCAAGAAGCGGCATTGCTTGGTTATACCGATCTGATCGGTTCGGATATTTCGACAAAGGCGATCGAAGACACTAAAAAGAATTGGGAGTTTCTTACTGCCAGTAGTTCATCGGTAGTCGATAGTCATTTAGATATTCATGTTCTTGACGCCACTAGACTTTTTTTAAAAATTAAACCAGGCTCTGTTGATACTATCGTTACCGAACCGTTTCTTGGTCCCCCGCTGCGAGGCGGCGAATCGTTGAGAGAGATTAAAGAAATTACCGATAAGCTTGCGGCATTATATTTTAAATCCTTTGGTGAGTTTAAAAAAGTATTAAAACCTGGCGCCAAAGTAGTGATAATTTTCCCGATAGTAAAAAGCCGACCGTCTATTGGCAACGATCAGCTAGAGCAGATAAAAAAACTTGGTTTTACTTCGGATTGGGATTTGCCCAAAGGAGTTGAATCTATTTTGACAGAGCGACAGTCGATCATCTATTCTCGACCAGGGCAAAGAGTAGAAAGAGAAATATTTGTTTTTAAATTAAAATAA
- a CDS encoding four helix bundle protein, which produces MSNSIKDFTDLETWWEAQRLLLEIYKTTEDFPKDELFGLVSQIRRASVSVTSNIAEGFSRYSLAEKTRFYNIAYSSVVEVYNQLIAAKDLGYIKKECFEQNILIIISVKKLINGLIKSLC; this is translated from the coding sequence ATGAGTAATTCAATAAAAGACTTTACGGATTTAGAAACCTGGTGGGAAGCCCAGCGCCTACTTTTAGAAATCTATAAAACAACCGAAGACTTTCCTAAAGACGAACTTTTTGGGTTAGTTAGTCAGATTAGAAGAGCTTCTGTTTCTGTTACGTCAAACATTGCCGAAGGTTTTTCTAGGTATTCTTTGGCGGAGAAAACAAGATTTTATAATATAGCCTATAGTTCTGTCGTCGAAGTTTATAATCAATTGATTGCAGCTAAAGACTTGGGTTATATAAAAAAAGAATGCTTCGAACAAAACATTTTGATTATAATCAGCGTCAAAAAATTGATTAACGGTTTGATAAAAAGTCTCTGTTAG
- the ychF gene encoding redox-regulated ATPase YchF, translated as MSLSIGIVGLPNVGKSTLFKALTKKQINIANYPFCTIEPNVGIVEVPDERLQKLSDAAKSAKIVPTVIEFVDIAGLVKGASVGEGLGNQFLANIREVDAIAQVVRNFTDPNIIIESGGKVDPASDIEVINTELALKDLETITKRVGDLERKIKSGVSKEDTKLLELVKKIKEKLGAGTMVNSLDLTDDEKSMIKEFNLLTAKPVMYILNVDEGAVKNPLPEIKGIDKNLILPISAKIEAELAELADEEKKEYLQTLGLEESGLDQLIKKGYETLDLITFLTSGPDETRAWTVQRGSFAPQAAGRIHTDFEKGFIRVEVCRWQDFVAYGETGCKEKGLLRIEGKDYVMQDGDVCHFRFSN; from the coding sequence ATGTCTCTATCCATCGGTATTGTCGGTCTGCCAAACGTTGGTAAATCAACGCTTTTCAAAGCTCTGACCAAAAAACAAATCAATATTGCCAATTACCCCTTTTGTACTATCGAACCAAACGTGGGTATTGTTGAGGTACCTGACGAACGATTGCAAAAACTATCTGACGCGGCAAAATCGGCAAAGATCGTCCCGACAGTGATTGAATTTGTTGATATTGCCGGACTAGTCAAAGGCGCTTCGGTTGGTGAAGGACTGGGTAATCAATTCCTAGCCAATATTCGCGAAGTCGATGCTATTGCTCAAGTGGTTCGCAATTTTACTGATCCAAATATTATTATCGAGTCTGGTGGCAAGGTTGATCCTGCTTCTGATATTGAAGTGATCAATACCGAGCTAGCGCTCAAAGATCTGGAAACAATCACCAAGCGTGTTGGCGATCTGGAAAGGAAGATCAAATCTGGCGTCAGTAAAGAAGACACCAAATTACTAGAATTGGTAAAAAAAATAAAAGAAAAATTAGGAGCCGGTACAATGGTCAATTCTCTTGATTTAACCGATGATGAAAAAAGCATGATCAAAGAGTTCAATCTACTGACCGCCAAACCGGTAATGTATATTTTAAACGTCGACGAAGGCGCGGTCAAAAACCCATTGCCGGAAATCAAAGGCATAGATAAAAATTTGATTCTTCCCATTTCAGCAAAAATTGAAGCCGAACTAGCTGAACTTGCTGATGAAGAAAAAAAAGAATATTTACAGACATTGGGACTTGAAGAAAGCGGCCTTGATCAGCTGATTAAAAAAGGTTACGAAACTTTGGATCTCATAACTTTTCTTACCTCCGGTCCAGATGAGACTCGCGCCTGGACAGTACAGCGTGGCAGTTTTGCGCCGCAAGCAGCAGGCAGGATCCATACCGATTTTGAAAAAGGTTTTATCCGCGTCGAAGTTTGTCGCTGGCAGGATTTTGTCGCCTATGGTGAAACTGGTTGCAAAGAAAAAGGTCTACTGCGGATCGAGGGTAAAGACTATGTCATGCAAGACGGCGATGTTTGTCATTTTAGGTTTAGTAATTAA
- a CDS encoding DUF475 domain-containing protein, whose protein sequence is MFSLATISHFLIIILGLCVFEIISSIDNAVVNAHVLKTMPERYRKIFLFWGLLFAVVLVRGLLPFVIVWIANPALSALEVIRASFSSSDQVAVSLETSKPLLLLGGGMYLFLVFLAWLFLEEKKYAFLVEHFIHRQSVWFYAISSIFFTTIIYLAIKTNPMLALAAAIGTTAFFITDGFKKNAEEQEKKLVSGSNMSAWSKILYLEVLDASFSIDGVIGAFAFTLSIPLIIIGNGIGAFVVREFTIRGINLISKFAYLKNGAMYSIGMLGTLMVLESFGKHFPFWVAPINTFLLLGFFLLLSYLEVRKQSEIK, encoded by the coding sequence ATGTTTTCTCTTGCCACCATATCTCATTTTCTTATTATTATTCTCGGACTTTGCGTTTTTGAGATTATTTCGAGTATTGATAATGCTGTAGTCAACGCCCATGTTCTCAAAACCATGCCGGAACGTTACCGCAAGATTTTTCTGTTTTGGGGCCTGCTTTTTGCTGTTGTTCTAGTACGCGGTCTGCTACCTTTTGTTATTGTTTGGATTGCCAATCCGGCACTTTCGGCGCTAGAGGTAATACGCGCTTCTTTTTCTTCCAGTGATCAAGTTGCCGTCTCGCTAGAAACGTCAAAACCATTGCTACTACTCGGCGGCGGCATGTATCTTTTCTTAGTTTTCTTGGCCTGGCTTTTCTTAGAAGAAAAAAAATATGCTTTTCTGGTCGAACATTTTATCCATCGCCAGTCAGTCTGGTTTTACGCCATCTCGTCGATATTTTTCACTACGATTATTTATCTAGCGATCAAAACCAATCCGATGCTAGCCCTAGCCGCCGCTATTGGTACTACGGCATTCTTTATCACCGATGGTTTTAAGAAAAACGCCGAAGAGCAAGAAAAAAAATTAGTCAGTGGGTCAAACATGAGCGCTTGGAGTAAAATTTTATATTTGGAAGTACTTGACGCTTCTTTTTCGATCGACGGCGTAATTGGTGCTTTTGCTTTCACACTTTCTATTCCCCTGATTATTATTGGTAACGGCATTGGCGCATTTGTTGTCCGAGAGTTTACTATTCGCGGCATCAACCTTATTTCCAAATTTGCTTATCTAAAAAATGGAGCGATGTATTCCATCGGTATGCTCGGCACTTTAATGGTTTTGGAAAGCTTCGGCAAGCATTTTCCTTTTTGGGTGGCGCCAATAAACACCTTTTTACTTCTAGGTTTTTTCTTACTGCTATCTTATCTGGAGGTGAGGAAACAGAGTGAGATTAAATAA
- a CDS encoding TIM barrel protein — protein sequence MNFIIPSSAYRYLKAFSYIFPTAREALNKISGVEPTLFLSPPLVDWKKIELKKGAAEKIINLFKEKKMPLTNGEHGLRLHGLIAFGLLSNQVDYLANPQDGVKLLIEQIKFLRRLKDVSPGTDKPAIITIHLGRRKKSFDDNTLQIGKIFEQVLPIAADNGVIVNIETVCGEIHGGCFGSDLKDFEPLVQRWGNNENWGITFDFSHTLIHYGGDYEEIKKDLLRYGLLPKINYAHLVSPH from the coding sequence ATGAATTTCATCATTCCTAGCTCAGCTTATCGTTATCTCAAGGCATTTTCCTATATTTTTCCAACGGCACGGGAAGCCTTAAATAAAATCAGCGGCGTAGAACCGACGCTTTTTTTGTCGCCACCGCTGGTGGATTGGAAAAAAATCGAGCTAAAAAAGGGCGCGGCGGAAAAAATAATCAATCTTTTTAAAGAAAAAAAGATGCCGCTAACTAACGGCGAGCACGGACTCCGTCTGCACGGATTAATCGCCTTTGGTCTACTCAGCAATCAAGTTGATTATCTAGCCAACCCGCAAGACGGGGTTAAATTACTGATTGAACAAATAAAATTTTTACGCCGGCTAAAAGACGTCTCTCCTGGTACCGATAAACCGGCAATTATCACTATTCACTTGGGCAGAAGAAAAAAATCTTTTGACGACAATACCTTGCAAATAGGAAAAATTTTTGAACAAGTACTACCTATAGCCGCAGATAACGGCGTAATAGTTAATATCGAAACGGTTTGCGGCGAAATTCACGGCGGATGTTTTGGTTCAGATCTTAAAGATTTTGAACCTCTTGTTCAACGCTGGGGAAACAATGAAAATTGGGGAATTACCTTTGATTTCAGCCATACATTAATACACTACGGCGGAGATTATGAAGAAATTAAAAAAGACTTACTGCGATACGGACTTTTACCAAAAATCAACTACGCCCATCTGGTTTCACCGCACTGA
- a CDS encoding GIY-YIG nuclease family protein — MFYVYIIQSVNFPKQFYTGFSKDIDERLADHNKGKSPHTNKFKPWKMLYYSAFDDKKRALDFEKYLKTASGMTFRNKRLI; from the coding sequence ATGTTTTACGTCTACATCATCCAGAGCGTAAATTTTCCAAAACAGTTTTACACTGGCTTTTCAAAAGATATTGATGAAAGGTTAGCTGATCATAATAAAGGAAAATCTCCTCATACCAATAAGTTTAAGCCGTGGAAAATGCTTTATTATTCCGCTTTTGATGACAAAAAACGGGCTTTGGATTTTGAAAAATATCTAAAGACAGCATCTGGTATGACCTTTAGAAACAAGAGACTAATATAA